A region from the Algoriphagus machipongonensis genome encodes:
- the porM gene encoding type IX secretion system motor protein PorM/GldM, translating into MAGAKETPRQRMIGMMYLVLTALLALQVSNQILQKFVLLNDGMERTSKNYISKNEFTVSSIKSTVEQQGNNEKDVPKVAAAEEVRNASKEVYAYLEDLKQQLITQSNARNESGTFESSSLKNTEVPGTIFANRGKGEEMKERLNSYPTQISQILSGIGIDMKFQAIAKDASEIPLFANDSEVKNKDFVALNFVKSPVGAVMALISQWQNEVLNIESEALSQITSSIGTFYFKADIVEARIAATSNVVAAGTKFEGDMFIASSSSASAPTMTIDGRSVPVENGFGKIEFTVTPASEYDDRGLARRVIQGEIETNVGGEDQILPVEYEYYVAQPVIKVSSEVVQQLYADCANELLIEVPALGNAYSPDFAVSNGQAIKGNAPGELTVVPGASGKVTIGVSSGGNKIGDVAYDIKPVPDPTIVPSLSNGSEIDAGQAQAIGSLTGMKVLAVPEATFGRTMARDAKFEVTGGEVRLLRNDVPRQTIQISNGNSLAMRQLLESARAGDDIVVVVNQVTRTNFRGNQINSSLNKVLRIGVK; encoded by the coding sequence ATGGCAGGAGCTAAAGAGACACCTAGACAGCGGATGATCGGAATGATGTACTTGGTACTAACGGCCTTATTGGCCCTCCAAGTAAGTAATCAGATCCTCCAGAAATTTGTATTGCTGAATGACGGCATGGAGCGGACCTCCAAAAACTATATTTCCAAAAATGAGTTTACGGTAAGCTCTATCAAGTCTACCGTAGAGCAACAAGGAAATAATGAGAAGGATGTTCCGAAAGTTGCAGCGGCTGAGGAAGTAAGAAATGCATCGAAAGAAGTATATGCTTACTTAGAAGACTTAAAGCAGCAATTGATCACACAATCTAATGCGAGAAATGAATCTGGAACATTCGAAAGTTCTAGTTTGAAGAATACTGAGGTACCAGGTACTATTTTCGCAAATAGAGGTAAAGGAGAAGAGATGAAGGAAAGATTAAATTCTTACCCAACTCAAATTTCTCAGATACTAAGTGGTATTGGAATTGATATGAAGTTTCAAGCTATCGCAAAAGATGCTTCTGAGATTCCTCTTTTCGCTAATGATAGTGAAGTAAAAAATAAAGACTTCGTTGCCCTGAATTTTGTGAAATCACCTGTAGGAGCTGTTATGGCTTTGATTTCTCAATGGCAAAACGAAGTATTGAATATTGAAAGTGAGGCATTGTCTCAGATTACAAGTTCGATTGGTACTTTCTATTTCAAGGCAGATATCGTTGAGGCAAGGATTGCGGCTACTTCCAATGTGGTTGCAGCAGGTACCAAATTTGAAGGTGATATGTTTATCGCATCAAGTTCTTCTGCATCAGCACCAACTATGACAATTGATGGTAGATCTGTTCCAGTTGAAAATGGTTTCGGTAAAATTGAATTTACTGTAACTCCAGCGAGTGAATATGATGACAGAGGTCTTGCTAGAAGAGTGATTCAAGGTGAGATTGAAACAAATGTTGGTGGAGAGGATCAAATTCTTCCTGTAGAATATGAGTATTACGTGGCTCAGCCAGTAATCAAAGTATCTTCGGAAGTTGTACAGCAGCTATATGCGGATTGTGCAAACGAACTGTTGATTGAAGTACCAGCTTTAGGTAATGCCTATTCTCCTGATTTTGCTGTGAGCAATGGACAAGCTATTAAAGGAAATGCCCCTGGTGAACTTACAGTTGTTCCTGGAGCTTCTGGAAAAGTAACTATTGGAGTTAGCTCTGGAGGCAATAAAATTGGAGATGTAGCGTATGATATTAAACCAGTTCCAGATCCAACTATTGTTCCTTCCTTGTCTAACGGTTCTGAAATAGATGCCGGACAAGCACAGGCGATTGGTTCTTTAACTGGCATGAAAGTTTTGGCAGTTCCTGAAGCAACATTTGGTAGAACTATGGCTAGAGATGCGAAGTTTGAAGTAACAGGTGGTGAAGTTAGGTTGTTGAGAAATGACGTTCCAAGACAAACCATTCAAATCTCAAACGGAAACAGCCTTGCGATGCGTCAATTGCTAGAAAGTGCTAGAGCTGGAGATGATATTGTGGTAGTGGTTAATCAAGTAACCCGTACCAATTTTAGAGGGAATCAAATCAATTCTTCTTTGAATAAAGTTCTTCGAATCGGAGTGAAATAA
- the porL gene encoding type IX secretion system motor protein PorL/GldL has product MANNSNSFKSKFYGSIMPKIYGIGASVVILGAMFKILDWAGGNLMITIGLTTEAVIFFLSAFEPRHEEVDWAKVYPELEGGEPTARKVASAAPGDSVSQKLDDMLAKANVGPELIESLGQGMKNLATSAEKMGNLSDAAVATNEYATNVKSAAKTLVDMNASYSKTAAALTEMSSASQDAKEYHTQVQTVTKNLSALNSVYEMELQDANSHVKTLNKFYSNMTAAMEGLTEAGKETEAFKNELAKLNQNVSSLNKIYGGMLSAMKG; this is encoded by the coding sequence ATGGCTAATAACAGCAATTCATTTAAGTCGAAATTTTACGGCAGCATCATGCCAAAGATCTATGGTATCGGTGCGTCAGTGGTTATTCTCGGTGCGATGTTCAAGATTTTGGATTGGGCAGGAGGTAACTTAATGATTACAATTGGTTTAACAACTGAGGCTGTAATTTTCTTCCTCTCTGCATTCGAACCAAGACATGAGGAAGTAGACTGGGCAAAAGTTTATCCTGAATTAGAGGGAGGAGAGCCAACAGCTAGAAAAGTGGCAAGTGCTGCCCCTGGAGATAGCGTTTCTCAAAAATTGGATGATATGCTTGCTAAAGCAAATGTAGGTCCTGAATTGATTGAAAGCCTTGGTCAAGGAATGAAAAACTTGGCAACCTCAGCTGAAAAGATGGGTAACCTATCTGATGCAGCTGTTGCTACAAACGAATATGCAACTAACGTGAAGTCTGCCGCTAAAACTTTGGTAGATATGAACGCTTCTTATAGCAAAACTGCTGCTGCCTTGACAGAAATGTCTTCAGCTTCTCAGGATGCGAAAGAATACCATACGCAAGTACAGACAGTAACCAAAAATCTTTCAGCATTAAATAGTGTTTATGAGATGGAGTTACAGGATGCTAACAGCCATGTGAAGACATTGAATAAATTCTATTCTAATATGACTGCAGCGATGGAGGGGCTTACTGAAGCAGGTAAAGAAACTGAAGCATTCAAAAATGAATTAGCCAAATTAAATCAAAACGTAAGTTCATTGAATAAAATCTATGGTGGAATGCTATCCGCTATGAAAGGTTAA
- a CDS encoding penicillin-binding protein 1A produces the protein MSKKTKTESSSWTKKLVKFIWLAFIAGFFGFILFVWMVSINFLGLFGSLPDFKALENPESELASELYSSDGVLLGTYFRENRSPVTYEELSPNLVNALISTEDVRFEDHSGIDMIAMMRVFVKSILLGQNAGGGSTLSQQTAKNLFKTRTDASNGVLSSVPGLRMLIIKTKEWIVATQLEKAYTKNEILTLYLNTSDFGSNAFGIKTASKTFFNKAPSELDVQEAAVLVGLFKAPTYYSPVYNPDNSLRRRNTVLAQMMRNNNLTRAEFDSLKTLPIELDYSVANQNKGLATYFREIVKADLLRWAKDNLKSDGSSYDLYGDGLKVYTTIDSRMQRYAEEAVEDHMTKLQAAFYKEMGDRAPWVDGDNRVIPNFIEDAVKRTEAYRLLKVRYGNDTDSIDVKLNEKKKMKVFSWEKGEIDTLMSTMDSLRYYKKFLQSGFMSMDPHTGQIKAWVGGIDHKYFKFDHVQRGKRQPGSTFKPFVYAAAIENGYSPCYSVVDQPVEVYIPGQPTWSPDNADGKFTYEKMTIRKAMAQSVNSITAYMMKKLSPKIVVETARRLGVTSDLQEVPSLALGVNDVSIYEMVGAFGTFVNKGEHTTPFYIDRIEDKNGNVIQQFTAKKRPAMSEEHAYLMTYMLRGGFEEEQGTSQGVPWSLREGNELGGKTGTTQNASDGWYMGISKDLVSGTWVGGDDRAIHFRSWIAGQGGRTARPIWVAYMEKVYADESLGYTKGPFPRPERPLSIEIDCDVYEKESQRFADFDYDAKKNDF, from the coding sequence ATGAGTAAAAAAACTAAAACTGAATCTTCTAGCTGGACCAAAAAACTGGTTAAATTCATATGGCTGGCTTTTATAGCTGGATTTTTTGGTTTCATCCTTTTTGTCTGGATGGTTAGCATCAATTTTCTGGGGCTATTTGGCTCATTGCCGGATTTCAAAGCCTTGGAAAACCCTGAAAGTGAACTTGCCTCTGAACTTTATTCTTCTGACGGGGTACTTCTTGGAACCTATTTTAGAGAAAACAGAAGTCCAGTCACCTATGAAGAGCTATCTCCAAATCTGGTCAATGCACTAATATCTACAGAGGATGTAAGGTTTGAAGACCACTCTGGTATTGACATGATCGCTATGATGCGTGTATTTGTCAAATCAATATTGTTAGGGCAAAACGCAGGTGGTGGATCTACGCTCAGTCAACAAACTGCAAAGAACCTTTTCAAAACTAGAACAGATGCTAGTAATGGCGTTTTAAGTTCTGTCCCTGGGCTACGAATGCTAATCATTAAAACAAAGGAATGGATCGTAGCGACGCAATTGGAAAAAGCTTATACCAAAAATGAGATTTTAACACTCTATCTCAATACATCTGATTTCGGTTCTAATGCATTTGGTATTAAAACGGCTTCCAAAACCTTTTTCAATAAAGCTCCTTCTGAATTAGACGTTCAAGAAGCTGCTGTATTGGTAGGTCTATTTAAGGCTCCTACTTACTATAGTCCGGTTTATAATCCGGATAATTCATTGAGAAGACGAAATACAGTGTTGGCTCAAATGATGAGAAACAACAATTTGACCAGAGCCGAATTTGATTCTTTAAAGACATTACCAATTGAACTTGATTATAGTGTGGCAAACCAAAACAAGGGTTTGGCTACGTATTTTAGAGAGATTGTCAAGGCAGATTTGCTTCGTTGGGCAAAAGACAACTTGAAGTCTGATGGAAGTTCTTATGACCTTTATGGAGATGGATTGAAAGTTTATACCACTATCGATAGTAGAATGCAGCGGTACGCTGAAGAGGCGGTAGAAGATCATATGACCAAATTACAGGCTGCTTTCTATAAGGAAATGGGTGATAGAGCTCCTTGGGTAGACGGTGATAATCGCGTTATTCCAAACTTTATTGAAGATGCCGTGAAAAGGACTGAGGCATACAGGCTTCTCAAAGTCCGTTATGGAAATGATACTGATTCCATCGATGTAAAGTTGAATGAGAAGAAGAAAATGAAGGTTTTCTCTTGGGAGAAAGGTGAAATTGATACACTCATGAGTACCATGGATTCCTTAAGGTATTACAAGAAATTCCTTCAATCAGGCTTTATGAGTATGGACCCCCATACAGGTCAAATTAAAGCCTGGGTTGGTGGTATTGACCATAAATACTTCAAGTTTGATCATGTGCAAAGAGGTAAAAGACAACCTGGATCCACATTCAAACCTTTCGTTTATGCAGCTGCCATAGAAAATGGATATAGCCCATGTTATTCTGTCGTAGATCAGCCGGTGGAAGTTTATATCCCAGGTCAGCCGACATGGAGTCCTGATAATGCGGATGGCAAATTTACTTACGAAAAGATGACTATTCGTAAGGCCATGGCACAATCTGTCAACTCCATCACTGCATATATGATGAAGAAACTCAGCCCAAAAATCGTTGTAGAAACCGCACGTAGATTGGGGGTAACAAGTGATTTACAGGAAGTTCCTTCACTCGCTTTAGGTGTAAATGATGTCAGCATCTATGAGATGGTAGGTGCCTTCGGCACATTTGTCAACAAAGGAGAACATACAACTCCATTTTACATCGATAGGATTGAGGATAAAAATGGAAATGTTATCCAGCAGTTTACCGCTAAAAAGCGTCCTGCCATGAGTGAAGAACACGCTTACCTGATGACATATATGCTTCGAGGAGGCTTTGAAGAGGAGCAAGGAACCAGTCAAGGTGTTCCGTGGTCACTGAGAGAAGGAAATGAATTGGGAGGAAAAACTGGTACAACACAGAATGCCTCTGACGGTTGGTATATGGGAATAAGCAAAGATCTGGTCAGTGGGACCTGGGTAGGTGGAGATGATCGAGCGATTCACTTCAGAAGCTGGATTGCTGGCCAAGGAGGACGTACTGCCAGACCGATCTGGGTTGCCTATATGGAAAAAGTTTATGCGGATGAAAGCCTTGGCTATACCAAAGGGCCATTCCCAAGACCTGAGCGTCCACTTAGCATAGAAATCGATTGTGATGTTTATGAAAAAGAAAGTCAACGCTTTGCAGACTTTGATTACGATGCAAAAAAGAATGATTTCTAA
- the porK gene encoding T9SS ring complex lipoprotein PorK/GldK — translation MYKKMNFRLLPITLGLAVATLLPGCGLFNKKGSASEKANRRGEVTGVPKRESWQQNLPVDMVPIKAGTFWMGQSDEDIAYTQSSMNKQITISEFFMDKYEVSNNKYRQFLEAVKSGQLETGTPTTLKEPPTFDLEELKPDTTVWSTSFSYHYGDPLMEFYFDHPAFDNYPVVGISWNQAKQYCEWRTYHMRANDESQYDMTPFRLPSEAEWEYAAKGGKDVAKYPWGGPYLKNKRGCLMANFKPGRGNYIDDGFPYTAPVDVFAPNGFGLYNMSGNVAEWVLDAYAATSSAITWDLNPVYEDPNEPRKIVRGGSWKDIAHYLETSTRTYEYEDVAQAHIGFRTVMTFIGRSGSMDVKSSRRRRR, via the coding sequence ATGTATAAAAAAATGAATTTTCGCTTATTGCCAATTACGTTAGGGTTGGCGGTTGCGACACTATTACCTGGCTGCGGTCTCTTTAATAAGAAAGGGTCTGCCAGTGAAAAGGCTAATAGAAGAGGAGAAGTTACCGGAGTTCCCAAGAGGGAAAGCTGGCAGCAGAATTTGCCTGTAGACATGGTTCCCATTAAAGCAGGTACTTTTTGGATGGGACAATCTGATGAAGATATTGCTTACACTCAATCTTCGATGAACAAGCAAATTACGATCTCAGAATTTTTCATGGACAAATATGAGGTGTCCAATAATAAGTATCGACAGTTTTTGGAAGCAGTAAAAAGTGGACAATTAGAGACGGGTACACCTACTACATTAAAAGAGCCACCAACATTTGACTTAGAAGAGCTGAAACCAGATACTACTGTTTGGTCAACAAGTTTCTCTTATCACTATGGTGACCCATTGATGGAGTTCTATTTCGATCATCCGGCATTTGATAATTATCCTGTTGTAGGAATTTCCTGGAATCAAGCGAAGCAATATTGCGAATGGAGAACCTATCATATGAGAGCTAACGATGAATCACAATATGATATGACTCCGTTTAGACTTCCATCTGAGGCAGAGTGGGAATACGCTGCTAAAGGGGGTAAAGATGTTGCCAAATATCCATGGGGCGGTCCTTACCTTAAAAATAAGAGAGGTTGTCTAATGGCTAATTTCAAGCCGGGTCGAGGAAATTACATTGATGATGGATTCCCTTATACAGCTCCGGTTGACGTTTTTGCGCCAAATGGCTTTGGATTATATAATATGTCTGGTAATGTAGCCGAGTGGGTGCTTGATGCATATGCTGCTACTTCTAGCGCTATTACTTGGGACTTGAACCCAGTATATGAGGATCCAAATGAGCCAAGAAAAATTGTAAGAGGTGGTAGCTGGAAAGACATCGCTCACTACCTTGAGACAAGCACAAGAACTTATGAGTATGAAGATGTGGCTCAAGCTCACATAGGATTCAGAACCGTTATGACGTTTATCGGTAGATCTGGTTCTATGGATGTTAAGTCCTCTAGAAGAAGAAGGAGATAA
- the uvrC gene encoding excinuclease ABC subunit UvrC, translating to MQASSYKPEEHLTLPDQPGVYRYFNAANELIYVGKAKNLKKRVSSYFNKISGLNLKTKRMVREIQRIEITMVNSELDALLLENNLIKKTQPKYNILLRDDKTYPYLLLTKENFPRIFQTRKYIPKRGTYFGPFASVKAMNNVLDLIRELFTIRTCKLDLSPYKIAEEKYKVCLEYHIGNCQGPCVGLQKESNYLKDIEQAKHILKGNLGVAKSHFKQEMQKMAENLEFEKAQKLKDKLILLEKYQAKSLVASPNIANLDVCTIVTDEKNAYVNYLRIKNGAMNVSKNVELKKKLDETDEQLLLTALIRLQDQFQSDAKEVLINIDIEEPIEGLNLTLPKIGDKKKLIELSLKNALYYKKEKALLKGLNEDKKDRVIRQLQQDLSLPDIPDHIECFDNSNIQGTNPVASMVCFLNGKPAVKEYRHFHIKTVVGANDFASMKEVVGRRYKRLLEEDKPLPKLIVIDGGKGQLSSSVEALKELGIYGKMPIIGIAKRLEEIYFPGDSYPIHIDKKSESLRLLQRIRDEAHRFAITFHRDVRSKNAFGTQLTDIEGIGKNTAEKLLSHFKSIKKIKEANETELIEVIGSSRTKALMEWIEKNKGA from the coding sequence ATGCAGGCATCTTCCTATAAACCAGAAGAACATCTAACACTCCCAGATCAACCTGGGGTTTACCGATATTTTAATGCTGCAAATGAGCTAATCTATGTTGGTAAGGCAAAAAATCTTAAAAAAAGGGTTAGTAGCTATTTCAATAAAATCAGCGGTTTAAATCTAAAGACCAAAAGAATGGTCCGAGAGATCCAGCGAATTGAAATCACGATGGTTAATTCCGAGCTAGATGCCTTACTACTCGAGAATAACCTGATCAAAAAGACGCAGCCGAAATACAATATCCTATTAAGGGATGATAAGACATATCCCTATTTATTACTGACCAAAGAGAATTTCCCCCGGATATTTCAAACTCGGAAATACATCCCGAAAAGAGGAACTTACTTTGGACCATTCGCCAGTGTCAAGGCAATGAATAATGTGTTGGATTTAATCCGCGAACTTTTCACCATTCGAACTTGCAAACTTGACTTGTCCCCTTATAAAATTGCCGAGGAGAAATATAAAGTTTGCCTTGAGTACCATATTGGGAATTGTCAAGGACCCTGTGTGGGGCTTCAAAAAGAGAGCAATTACCTTAAAGACATAGAGCAGGCAAAGCATATCTTAAAAGGGAATTTAGGGGTAGCTAAATCTCATTTCAAACAGGAGATGCAGAAAATGGCAGAAAACCTGGAGTTTGAGAAAGCCCAAAAATTAAAGGATAAACTTATTTTATTAGAGAAGTATCAGGCTAAATCGCTGGTGGCAAGTCCAAACATTGCCAATCTGGATGTCTGTACAATCGTAACGGATGAAAAGAATGCATACGTCAATTACTTGAGAATTAAGAATGGCGCTATGAATGTGTCCAAAAATGTGGAGCTCAAGAAAAAATTGGATGAAACGGATGAGCAATTGCTTTTGACAGCTTTAATCCGATTGCAGGATCAATTTCAAAGTGATGCCAAGGAGGTATTAATCAATATTGATATTGAAGAGCCCATAGAAGGACTAAACCTAACACTTCCCAAAATTGGCGACAAGAAAAAGCTCATCGAGCTATCCTTGAAAAATGCGCTTTATTATAAAAAAGAAAAAGCCTTATTGAAGGGGCTCAACGAAGATAAAAAAGACAGAGTAATCCGTCAGTTACAGCAAGATTTGAGTCTACCGGATATTCCCGACCATATCGAATGTTTTGATAATTCGAATATACAAGGAACCAACCCAGTAGCTAGCATGGTCTGCTTTCTCAACGGAAAACCGGCCGTAAAAGAATACAGGCATTTTCATATCAAGACGGTCGTAGGCGCTAATGATTTCGCCAGTATGAAAGAGGTCGTAGGAAGGCGATATAAGCGACTATTAGAAGAAGATAAGCCATTGCCTAAATTGATTGTCATAGATGGCGGTAAAGGCCAGCTTTCCTCCTCTGTAGAAGCATTAAAAGAATTGGGCATATATGGTAAAATGCCAATTATCGGTATCGCTAAAAGATTAGAAGAAATATATTTCCCAGGAGACTCCTACCCTATTCATATTGATAAAAAATCAGAAAGCTTAAGACTATTACAAAGAATTAGAGATGAGGCGCACCGATTTGCTATAACATTTCACAGGGATGTGCGTAGTAAAAATGCTTTTGGAACCCAACTTACAGATATTGAAGGGATAGGGAAAAACACTGCAGAAAAGTTATTGTCACATTTCAAATCCATAAAAAAGATCAAAGAAGCGAATGAAACGGAGCTTATAGAAGTCATAGGTTCTTCTCGTACCAAAGCTTTGATGGAGTGGATAGAAAAAAATAAAGGGGCTTAA
- a CDS encoding PorP/SprF family type IX secretion system membrane protein — protein sequence MIQNGHWKYFFKSLIVLLFLVSFTSVMAQQDAQFTQYMYNGMYYNPAFAGKDGGFRFSALHRSQWANYSTSSGQGGAPTTQLLTAQGRLDSKNIGYGLTLVNDQIGASSNLEVNLQGSYHRKFNRATISFGASVGIFSSSLDYGELVVVNPEPNLPTAGKESQMNLNFSAGLLFDRGNYYIGLSSRHLNQPDFDFGDGSYANQLKNHSYLLFGYRFRPVGQLAIEPSFLIKSVSFNNFSYDVSVIATHANKISGGLAYRGEESISFILGYSILRDNSLKLGYAFDLVVSGASAKAPTSHELMLRYTLSDISRQVERVIQRTPRFRF from the coding sequence ATGATTCAAAACGGCCATTGGAAGTACTTTTTTAAGAGTCTCATAGTCTTATTGTTTCTTGTAAGCTTCACTTCTGTGATGGCCCAGCAAGATGCTCAGTTTACGCAATACATGTACAATGGCATGTATTATAATCCTGCCTTTGCTGGTAAGGATGGAGGATTTCGGTTTTCTGCCCTACATAGGTCGCAGTGGGCCAACTACAGTACCTCTTCCGGCCAAGGAGGAGCGCCGACAACGCAGCTTCTCACGGCTCAGGGAAGGTTAGATTCTAAAAATATTGGATATGGACTGACTTTGGTAAATGATCAAATTGGTGCTAGTTCTAATTTAGAAGTAAACCTCCAGGGTTCTTATCATAGAAAATTCAATAGAGCTACTATTTCATTTGGTGCATCTGTAGGGATTTTCTCCAGTTCTCTTGACTATGGAGAATTGGTAGTGGTGAATCCAGAGCCAAATTTACCCACAGCGGGTAAAGAGAGCCAAATGAATTTGAATTTCAGTGCAGGCCTCTTATTTGATAGGGGGAATTATTACATAGGATTAAGTAGTCGCCATCTAAACCAGCCAGATTTTGATTTTGGTGATGGTTCTTATGCTAATCAGCTAAAGAATCATTCTTATTTGTTGTTTGGATATAGATTTAGACCTGTGGGCCAATTGGCCATTGAACCAAGTTTTCTGATAAAGTCGGTTTCATTTAATAATTTTTCTTATGATGTGAGCGTTATTGCAACACACGCAAATAAAATAAGTGGTGGATTGGCCTATAGAGGGGAAGAATCAATTTCTTTTATACTTGGTTACAGTATTTTAAGAGATAATTCGTTAAAATTGGGATATGCTTTTGACTTAGTTGTCAGTGGGGCTTCCGCCAAAGCTCCGACAAGTCATGAACTTATGTTGAGATATACTTTATCAGACATCAGTAGGCAAGTGGAACGGGTGATACAAAGAACGCCTCGATTTAGATTCTAA
- a CDS encoding uroporphyrinogen-III synthase, translated as MSATSKDRLRPVKSILVSQPKPASGNSPYVQLAEKYNLKIDFRQFIKVEPVPSKEFRKQKIDILKHTAIIFTSRNAIDHFFAICKDFKIEMPAEMKYFCISDQTAHYLQKYIVIRKRKLFVGQKTAEDLFDYFKKHKSEKYLFPCSDIRKDVIPDYMEKNGIDFTEAIIYHTLAADLSDLAEVKYDILAFFSPSGIKSLKVNFPDFTQGKTRIATFGPTTAKAVRDLDLILDIEAPLPNAPSMTGALELYIKKANNL; from the coding sequence ATGAGTGCGACCAGCAAAGACAGGTTAAGACCAGTAAAAAGTATTCTAGTTTCTCAACCCAAACCAGCAAGTGGTAATTCACCTTATGTACAGTTGGCGGAGAAGTATAATTTAAAAATAGATTTCCGACAGTTTATCAAGGTTGAGCCAGTTCCTTCTAAGGAGTTTAGGAAGCAGAAAATTGATATTTTAAAGCATACGGCAATTATTTTCACCAGCCGTAATGCCATCGATCATTTCTTTGCGATTTGTAAGGATTTTAAGATCGAAATGCCAGCAGAGATGAAGTACTTTTGTATTTCAGATCAGACAGCGCATTATCTTCAAAAATATATTGTAATCCGAAAGCGAAAATTATTCGTAGGTCAAAAGACAGCGGAGGATTTATTTGATTACTTCAAAAAGCATAAATCTGAGAAGTATCTTTTCCCTTGCTCTGACATCAGAAAAGATGTGATTCCAGATTACATGGAAAAGAATGGGATAGATTTTACTGAGGCGATCATTTATCATACGCTTGCAGCGGATTTATCTGATTTAGCTGAAGTGAAGTATGATATTCTTGCCTTCTTCAGTCCTTCAGGGATCAAATCATTAAAGGTTAATTTTCCAGACTTTACTCAGGGAAAAACCAGAATCGCGACTTTTGGACCAACCACAGCCAAAGCAGTGCGTGATTTAGATTTGATTTTGGACATTGAAGCGCCGCTTCCAAATGCCCCAAGTATGACAGGAGCATTGGAGCTCTATATAAAAAAGGCGAATAATTTGTAA
- the porN gene encoding type IX secretion system ring subunit PorN/GldN: MKNFLPKLILSLLVAVLIAPLASVAQVPTSVTPSGYGDRTFDMDTVFSVKRIREDDKMYQVGVWRRIDLREKYNLSLYGAGDAKKNGIIDYIYKAVVDENALEVFADEEFTEPLSIAEFQDNFWLNATGDSIFMKQLYYLDFREDFVFDKHHSDMVFDIKYLELVMPSETNSDAGQKTIAFIRYKDFYNYFKDHPEARWINFKNLSKSLTYDEAFESRLFKSVVRKFTNPDNALVADLVDPDNPNPEVQAYLNSLAFEYKLLEYESNLWEW, encoded by the coding sequence ATGAAAAATTTTCTTCCAAAATTGATCTTATCCTTGCTGGTTGCAGTATTAATTGCACCATTGGCAAGTGTAGCTCAAGTACCTACGAGCGTAACACCATCGGGATATGGAGACAGAACCTTTGACATGGATACCGTATTCTCTGTCAAAAGAATTCGTGAGGATGATAAAATGTACCAAGTGGGTGTTTGGAGAAGAATCGATTTAAGAGAGAAGTATAATTTGTCTCTCTATGGAGCAGGAGATGCTAAGAAAAATGGGATTATTGATTATATCTACAAGGCCGTTGTTGATGAAAATGCTTTAGAGGTTTTTGCAGATGAAGAATTTACTGAGCCACTTTCTATCGCTGAATTTCAGGATAACTTCTGGTTGAATGCTACAGGTGACTCCATCTTTATGAAGCAATTGTATTACCTTGATTTCAGAGAAGACTTTGTTTTTGACAAGCATCACTCGGATATGGTTTTTGATATCAAATACCTAGAATTGGTAATGCCATCTGAGACAAATTCTGATGCTGGCCAAAAAACAATTGCTTTTATTCGCTACAAGGATTTCTATAATTATTTCAAAGATCATCCTGAAGCACGTTGGATTAACTTCAAGAACCTTTCGAAAAGCTTAACTTATGACGAAGCTTTTGAATCTCGGTTATTTAAATCTGTTGTTAGGAAGTTTACCAATCCAGATAATGCTCTGGTTGCAGATTTAGTAGATCCTGATAATCCGAATCCTGAAGTTCAAGCATATTTGAATTCCTTGGCATTTGAATACAAACTCCTTGAATATGAGAGTAATCTCTGGGAGTGGTAA